One segment of Myotis daubentonii chromosome 11, mMyoDau2.1, whole genome shotgun sequence DNA contains the following:
- the DYNC2I2 gene encoding cytoplasmic dynein 2 intermediate chain 2, with product MATRAQPRRLCLAGSGRAEALATGGAASAEGPGRPGPLRDETLGVASVPSQWRGVQGVRRETKSCQTVSIATAEASAQTRKHADAQVQTEPPVPVGMPPGSRHDSPGLAAFLRRVEAMVIRELNKNWQSHAFDGFEVNWAEPQQTVTCLHTLGYPPAQGQGLHVTSVSWNSTGSVVACAYGRLDDGDWSTLKSFVCAWNLDRRGLNPRQPSAVVEVPSAVMCLAFHPSQPSHIAGGLYSGEVLVWDVSRPEDPLLWRTGLTDDTHTDPVYQVVWLPEPRYSYRSRVLSVATDGKVLLWQAAGPGQLQLTEGFALVVQQLPRNTKLKKPHRGETEVGTTAVAFSSFDPSLFVLGTEGGFPLKCSLAAEEAALTRMPSSVSLRAPAQFTFSPHGGPVYSVSCSPFHRNLFLSAGTDGHVHLYSMLQAQPLTSLQLSHKYLFAVRWSPVRPLVFAAASGEGDVQLFDLQKSSQKPTISIKQTQDESPVYCLEFNCQQTQLLAAGDAKGTVKVWQLSTEFTEQGPSETEDLEQLAAEVAT from the exons ATGGCAACCCGCGCGCAGCCCAGGCGACTGTGTCTGGCGGGAAGCGGGCGTGCTGAGGCGCTGGCGACAGGCGGGGCTGCGAGCGCGGAGGGGCCCGGGCGCCCGGGGCCGCTGCGGGACGAGACCCTGGGCGTGGCGTCCGTGCCTTCCCAGTGGAGGGGCGTCCAGGGCGTCCGCCGGGAGACG AAAAGCTGCCAGACGGTCAGCATTGCCACCGCCGAGGCGTCCGCTCAGACCCGGAAGCATGCAGATGCCCAGGTACAGACCGAGCCCCCCGTGCCGGTGGGCATGCCGCCTGGGTCCCGGCACGACAGTCCCGGGCTCGCAGCCTTTCTTCGGAGAGTGGAGGCCATGGTCATCCGAGAGCTGAACAAGAATTGGCAGAGCCACGCGTTTGACGGCTTCGAGGTGAACTGGGCCGAGCCGCAGCAGACG GTGACCTGCCTGCACACCCTGGGCTACCCCCCAGCCCAAGGGCAGGGTCTGCATGTGACCAGTGTTTCCTGGAACAGCACGGGCTCCGTGGTGGCCTGTGCCTATGGCCG CTTGGATGATGGGGACTGGAGCACGCTGAAGTCCTTCGTGTGTGCCTGGAACCTGGACCGGCGAGGCCTGAACCCCCGGCAGCCGTCAGCAGTGGTGGAGGTGCCCAGCGCTGTTATGTGCCTGGCCTTCCACCCCTCACAGCCGTCTCATATTGCAG gggggctGTACAGTGGCGAGGTGCTGGTGTGGGACGTGAGCCGTCCTGAGGACCCACTGCTCTGGCGCACAGGCCTGACGGacgacacacacacagaccctgTGTACCAG GTGGTTTGGCTTCCTGAGCCCCGCTACAGCTACCGCTCCCGGGTGCTGAGTGTGGCCACCGACGGGAAGGTGCTGCTCTGGCAGGCGGCCGGGCCGGGCCAGCTGCAGCTCACGGAGGGCTTTGCCCTGGTTGTGCAGCAGCTGCCGCGGAACACCAAGCTGAAGAAG CCTCACCGCGGGGAGACCGAGGTGGGAACCACGGCGGTGGCTTTCTCCAGCTTTGACCCCAGCCTTTTTGTTCTGGGCACGGAAGGCGGCTTCCCGCTCAAGTGCTCCCTGGCAGCGGAAGAGGCCGCCCTCACGCGGATGCCCAGCTCTGTGTCCCTGCGGGCCCCGGCACAGTTCACCTTCTCCCCCCATGGCGGTCCTGTCTACTCTGTGAGCTGTTCCCCCTTCCACAG GAACCTCTTCCTGAGCGCAGGGACCGATGGCCACGTCCACCTGTACTCCATgctgcaggcccagcccctgACCTCCCTGCAGCTGTCCCACAAGTACCTGTTTGCTGTGCGCTGGTCCCCAGTGCGTCCCTTGGTGTTTGCGGCAGCTTCTGGTGAAG GTGATGTGCAGCTGTTTGATCTCCAGAAAAGCTCCCAGAAACCCACCATTTCAATCAAGCAAACCCAGGATGAAAGCCCTGTCTACTGTCTTGAATTCAATTGCCAGCAAACTCAGCTCCTGGCTGCCGGCGATGCCAAGGGCACCGTGAAGGTGTGGCAGCTGAGCACGGAGTTCACTGAACAAGGGCCCTCAGAAACAGAGGACTTAGAGCAGCTGGCAGCGGAGGTGGCCACCTGA